A stretch of the Sulfurimonas sp. HSL3-1 genome encodes the following:
- a CDS encoding TIGR00730 family Rossman fold protein, with translation MKKNHDKKAFRKLLKRHQKPLPWEHPKPDEDDPKAHKRVKAIMAHDNFIQADRDPNFLRRDEVRGVRLEVDYFKPELLLREHGIEHTIVVFGSTRIMEEAEAKRLIENLEAERNAKDGEALEKELGIARRILAKSHYYETARAFGRIVGRSGKGPEDTKITLMTGGGPGIMEAANRGAFDVGAKSIGLNITLPHEQYPNPYITPELCFQVHYFAIRKLHFLRRAKALVIFPGGYGTLDECFEVLTLVQTRKIDPMPVVFVGESYWRGIINFEMLVEEGTIDEEDRDLFAFAETADEAWEAIVKWHKRCGSTLIHDLKK, from the coding sequence ATGAAGAAAAACCATGATAAAAAAGCGTTCCGCAAGCTGTTGAAACGGCACCAGAAACCGTTGCCGTGGGAACACCCGAAGCCCGACGAGGACGACCCCAAAGCGCATAAGCGCGTAAAAGCCATCATGGCCCACGACAATTTTATCCAGGCGGACCGGGACCCGAACTTTCTCCGGCGCGACGAGGTGCGGGGTGTGCGGCTGGAGGTGGACTACTTCAAGCCCGAACTGCTGCTGCGCGAACACGGCATCGAACACACCATCGTCGTCTTCGGCTCCACGCGGATCATGGAGGAGGCGGAGGCCAAGCGCCTGATCGAGAACCTCGAAGCGGAACGGAACGCTAAAGACGGCGAGGCCCTTGAAAAAGAGCTGGGCATCGCGCGGCGGATCCTGGCCAAGAGCCATTACTACGAAACGGCCCGCGCCTTCGGGCGTATTGTCGGCCGCAGCGGCAAAGGGCCCGAAGATACGAAGATCACCCTGATGACAGGCGGAGGGCCGGGCATCATGGAGGCGGCCAACCGCGGGGCCTTCGACGTGGGGGCCAAATCGATCGGCCTCAATATCACGCTGCCCCACGAACAGTACCCCAACCCCTACATCACCCCCGAACTCTGTTTCCAGGTGCACTACTTCGCCATCCGCAAACTCCACTTCCTGCGGCGGGCCAAAGCCCTTGTCATCTTCCCCGGCGGCTACGGGACCCTGGATGAATGTTTCGAAGTGCTGACCCTCGTACAGACGCGCAAGATCGACCCGATGCCCGTCGTCTTCGTCGGCGAAAGCTACTGGCGGGGGATCATCAATTTCGAGATGCTTGTCGAAGAGGGGACGATCGACGAAGAGGACCGGGATCTTTTCGCGTTTGCCGAAACGGCCGATGAGGCGTGGGAGGCGATTGTGAAATGGCATAAAAGATGCGGCTCGACGCTGATTCACGACCTGAAAAAATAA